A genomic window from Salvelinus namaycush isolate Seneca chromosome 5, SaNama_1.0, whole genome shotgun sequence includes:
- the LOC120047908 gene encoding ras-related protein Rab-9B-like, whose amino-acid sequence MSGKSLLLKVILLGDGGVGKSSLMNRYVTDRFDAQSFHTIGVEFLNRDLEVDGRLVTLQIWDTAGQERFKSLRTPFYRGADCCLLTFAVDDLHSFQNLASWKKEFMCYSDVRDPERFPFVVLGNKVDKEGREVGEDEARAWCEENGCCPYFETSAKDDTNVGVAFEAAVREVLAAEDQIDHTLLSSTIDLHGNRKVPRSSCC is encoded by the exons ATGAGCGGGAAGAGCCTGCTGTTAAAGGTGATCCTGCTGGGGGACGGTGGCGTGGGGAAGTCTTCCTTAATGAACCGCTACGTGACGGACCGCTTCGACGCCCAGTCCTTCCACACCATCGGGGTGGAGTTCCTCAACAGAGACCTGGAG GTGGACGGACGCCTGGTGACCCTTCAGATCTGGGACACGGCTGGTCAGGAGCGCTTCAAGTCCCTGAGGACGCCTTTCTACCGTGGCGCCGACTGCTGCCTCCTCACCTTCGCTGTAGACGACCTGCACAGCTTCCAGAACCTGGCCAGCTGGAAGAAAGAGTTCATGTGTTACTCTGACGTACGAGACCCAGAGAGGTTCCCCTTCGTTGTCCTGGGCAACAAGGTGGACaaagaggggagggaggtgggggaggaCGAGGCTCGGGCCTGGTGCGAGGAGAACGGCTGTTGTCCCTACTTCGAGACCAGTGCTAAGGACGATACTAACGTGGGAGTGGCGTTCGAGGCGGCGGTACGGGAGGTTCTGGCGGCAGAGGATCAGATCGACCACACGCTGTTGAGTAGCACTATCGATCTCCACGGCAACCGTAAAGTACCGCGCTCTTCTTGCTGCTGA